A stretch of DNA from Arachis hypogaea cultivar Tifrunner chromosome 19, arahy.Tifrunner.gnm2.J5K5, whole genome shotgun sequence:
ttaaaatttagtataaaaatattatttatattttaaattagtctatGATTTGtcccaaatatttttattattctaaaataaagtttttttttcctaaaataaccttaattatatataacttataaaaagATACCGTTTTTGTTTGCACCTTTCAACTCCAAAACCTCTTgatcaaaatatgaaataatcATCATACCAATTAacatcttatttattattatacatattttttaaaattggattAATAGGTACGTTAGCGCTTATTTATGCaggcttttttatataaataagtaaataaaaaaattaattctcatAATACGCATGCAGAGAAAGCTTTACAAAAATGCGCAGGGCCATTGTTTGCAAAGCACCCGCGAAATGGATTTAGTGTCATCATCTCAGGAGAGGCGCACACGAATTAGAACTTCTGGTGGGAAAGTCATTTTGTGCCTGACGCCAACGAAATGGGTACTTTTGGTGGGGTTACCATGAAATTTAgttggtttatttttaaaatatatttttaaatattttaaaaaataaaaaaatcatttaattttttattaagttaataatttatttttatataatatcaaatatgaaataaattacaatcttaaaataattaattgaatcatTATAGATCAACCATTAAAATAtaagactaataaattaatctattATTCACCGTAACTCTTTTAATTCAGATAGTACGTACTtagtactaaataaaaaaaatttaacaaatatatttattcaaTCCTAAATTTAGAACTAAATTGactatattagtttttttttctatcattgtATATTATGTTTGACTTTTTTTTAGTTAAACTTAGGAGactctatcttttatttttttttatatactctatcttcttttttttattcttttatttttattatacttaatattaaatttctcatacaaatttttataaaccatcttatatttaattttgatttttttagttacctaatattatttttaatttattcttttaattatttacgttataataattcaaattttaattttttaacaaatttaagaTAAAGTGTATCAAAGAATTACatatgtaaaaattttaaaaataaattagaagagTGCTAGAggtcagcagattttgtgatttgtagccatcaattagccatcagtagtgtttttaatggtgtgagattacatctaatagtgGACAATTACTCATTTTTCCTTTAATGATTAAAtgctggccaaattttaataaaagtgctagCTCCTAGACTTTCTCAATAAATTATATCCAATCttctaaaaaaatagtaaaaataaaatataataaaaatatcacgtaaaataaaaaagtcatatactttttcataagattgtagtatattaaaaattaaaaaaaatacaaataaatatattttttagtggACTTTTTCATACTATTCATTTTGATCTTCATCCTCATTGTTCTCGTCGTCGTCCTCATCTTCATTCTCATCCTCATCCATATCTTCGTCTTCATCCCCAAGtggctcatcatcatcatcatcatcatcatcatcatcatcatcatcatcatcatcatcatcatcatcttcttcttcttcttcttcttcttcttcttcttcttcttcttcttcatatctTATACTATTGGTATCCAGTAAATCAACAGTAATGTCAATATCATTTGAGATATGATTGTTAGATTGATTTGTGCCATCTTCTTGATATGCAAAATCCTCcgttgtttcaatctcaatctcacCTCTTGCTTTAGTCTTGAATACAAACCACCATTCTGCTTTTTCCTTGGTGTTGCTCATTGGATGAGGTGCAAAATATACTTGAATTGCTTTATGTGCAATGATAAACGGATCATATTTACCATATCGTCGATTCTTTCGAATCTGTATGATTCCATACTCTTTGTTTACCTTTGTTCCTTTGCCAATTGTGGGATCAAACCATTCACATTTAAATAGTACAACTCTTTTTAGTGGTAGCCCAGTATACTCAACTTGGATAATTTCATCAAGCTGGCCATAGAAATCATTTTCATATTCACCATAACCTGTGCCTTTGACACATATTCCATAATTCTGAGTTGACTTTCCACTTGAGTGAGATCTTGTGTGAAACTTGAAGCCATTGACTTTGTAGATAGGCCAACATTTAACAATTCTCAAAGGACCCCATGCCAAGGAATGAATATTCGAATCTGTCACATTATTTAAAGGATCATGAACCTGTATTAAATAAGAACCAATAAGTTAGAATATAATATGTTATCTACCAAAAATTGTGTGTACAATAAGACTATCATATCATGTTGACTTACATAATTTTTAAACCATTTTGCAAACTCCACTTCAATAAATTGATCAACTTGTTCATCACTTAAAGTAATATGATCTTGGCGTATGAAATCCGCAAAGATCCtatagtacatgaatttcaaataaattaaaattattaatataagaaaatattattaatagtaaGAATATATATAGGAAGATAAATACTCACTCAATATATGACTTAATTTCATCACAGTTTATTAGTATATGATTCATGGCTGCACTGAATTCTTTGTCATCTAAATAACGGGTTTTGCATTCACCAGCAAAACAACCAGGCAAATTAAAAATAGACAAATTTTGCTCAAttgaatcatcaccttcatcattttGCTTTGCATCTATGCTAGTTTGGTTAAAATAGTACTCACAAAAGTAAGAAATCTCCTCAATTAGGTATGATTCAACGATAGATCCTTCaacatgtgctttgttcttgacctTTTTCTTAAGATGATGGAGAAACCTATCATGAAAAAATtcataacaaaaatcaaataacaaatagTTGACCTAATAAAACAGTAAAAAGAAATTTGAGAGTAAATATAGAGGTGTAAATAAGGTACCTCTCAAAAGGATACATCCATCTATATTGCACAGGACCACCAAGCAATGCTTCAAATGGCAAATGAATAGGTAGATGTTCCATTGAGTCAAAAAATCCAGGAGGAAAAATACGTTCTAGCTTGCATAGCACAATTGGAATATTTTCTTCTAGCTTATTTAGAACATCTTCTCGTAACGATGTTGAGCACAAATCTCGAAAGAATTGACTTAACTCTGTTATTGGCTTCCATATCTGCTCTGGCAATGAACTAAAAGCAATCGACAGTAAACGTTCCATAAATATATGACAATCATGACTTTTCATTCCATATAACTTGCCCTCCTTCATGTCAACACATCTCCCTAAATTTGAAACATACCCATCAGGCATCCTTAACTCTTTCACCCATTCACATATTGCCCTCTTTTGTTGGAGGGTAAATGTGTAGTTTGCTTTGGGTTTTATAATTTTACCTCCACTTTGTTCTGGCAGTTCTAAATTTTTTCGCTTGCAGTATAATGACAGATCCATTCTAGCCTTTACATTATCTTTAGTCTTCTCTTTGATCTCCATGACAGTATTGAATATATTATCAAATACGTTCTTCTCAATATGCATTACATCAAGGTTATGACGGATTAAATTATGACGCCAATAAGGCAAATCccaaaatatgcttcttttggtCCAATTATGCGTACTTCCATATCCTTCTATCTCAAGTTACGCAACATCACTTATCTTATCATAATTCTGAACTATATACCATATTTGCTCTCCAGTCAATCTTGGTGGAGGTTCTGATCTCTCAATTCTATTCTTATAGAATGCATCCTTGTTTCTTCTAAACATGTGATTATTTGGCAAGAATTGTCTGTGGCAGTCAAACCATGATGGCTTTCCCCCATTTTTTAATTGGAATGCCTTGGTTTGTTCCATACAGTATGGGCATGCTAGCCTGCCTGCTGTCATCCATCCAGACAACATTCCATATGCAGGAAAATCATTAATAGTCCACAACAATGAAGCTCGCATTACAAAATTTGACTTGGAATGAATATCATAAGTTAAAACGCCATCTTCCCATAGTAGTTTTAGCTCATCAATCAAGGGCTGCAGGTATACATCAATCCGGGTTTTGGGATTACGAGGACCAGGGATAATCATGGATAAAAACATGTAAGGAGTTTTCATGCACATAGAAGGAGGCAGGTTATACGGAGTGACAATTATTGGCCAACATGAATATTGTTTACCAGATTGACCAAAAGGGGTGAATCCATCAGCACATAATCCTAGTCTGACATTGCGTGGTTCTTGAGAAAATTGTGGATGTTTTCTATCAAAATACTTCCATGCTTTTGAATCCGATGGATGCTCAAGAACTCCTTTAAACTCGTGATCAAAATGCCATCGCATGTGAGATGCTGTGTTCATTGAAGCATAAAGTCTTCTTAAACGAGGTATAAGTGGTAAATAGTGCATTCGTTTCAAAGGAACTTGTTTACCCTTTTTACCTATCTTGTACCTTGGAGAATGACAAAATTTACATTCCTTTCTTGGTATATCATCCTCCTTGTAATATAGCATACAACCATTAATGCAACAATCAATTTTATTGCTTTCCATGCCAAGTTTCGACACTAGCTTCTTTGCTTCATAAAAATTGGAGACAAGTAAGTTATTCTTAGGcatcacttctttcatagctttcACGAAATCATCAAAGATTTGTTGAGATACATTCCCTTTAGCTTTTATACTCAACATTTTAACTGCCATTGATAATTCTGAATGACTAACACATCCCTCAAATAATGGGCGCTGAGCAGACtgtaataaatcataaaattttttagcTTCTGCATTCGGAGGCTCCTCCATGTGTTCTTCAAATTGACTCATTAATTCTGGTCCAGCAGCATCAACCACCATAGATTCATATGAATTTCTTATTGGCACACTAACATGCGGAGAAGAACATGTGCCTTCTTGGTTATCATGATCTACATTCAAATGCAATGGACTCTCTCCATGTGAATCCCAACACCAGTATCTTGGCATGAAACCATATTTATATAAATCTAGTAAAACTTCATCCGGAGTTgagaaaactttatttttatgtttgttgCAAGGACATCTAAGTAGACTACCTTCAAGTACAAATTGAGGTTGTTTTGTAACTGTATCAATAAATTGTCGAACACCATTGATAAATTCCTGTCGTAATCCTCCTCggtttggcaaatttctattgTACATCCACTTTCGATGATCTGGAATTTCCATATCTACATATAAAGTATATAATaattttcataatcaataatttttttatataaattaacaataatgttGACAAGCGTTTAAATAAAGTGGCCGACACTTTAACTTTTTTGTTATTTAGTACAAAAATTTAATAGGTGAATTATATGTTAAAGAGGTAAGTTTACAGATTTTTTCtttaatagaatgaaagagagatTAATAAAGGTAGGACCcatattttgaataataataaaataataaaaaataactataaaaggaATTATATTCTCTCTCTATATCATAGTTGTCAGAatcgaaccggtgatcgaaccggtcaagttactgggtcactggttcaaccaGTGGGTCACTAGTTGAACCGATAGAACCGGTcgtacgtaaataaaaaataaaaaatagtaaaaaattgaataaagtgacaattaggtccatccttaaaattttttacttcaaATTAATTAGcccttgaaaaaaaataaaatatcaatttgGTCCTTCAAGATAGTAAACGATGAACACATTACGCCCCTCcattaattttttatgtgaaatttaatGGTGATGCTTAGATGTCCCTACTAATTAGTCTTAAGTCGAAATCTTCGAAGACCTATTAACTCAATACTctaaacaatttaaaataaatatctttactaacattttaatatgtaaatgtaaatattaaaatatttgatacttattttaataattctataaattctaaaaaattaaaaaaaattgagtataaaactaaaattaaattaaataaatataaaataattcagttgtgtatgtatataatatatagaataattagCACATAGATTTCCAAATGAACACACCAGCATGGTGGCATTCCTTATCCTTGCCTAGCAAGAAGACATGAGTTCAAAACTCATTGCATGTCTCATACATAAAAAACGGAGGAAGAAAGAGAGAACAAGCTAATATAAAAATGGTGGTGAGGTATATATAGATAAATAAtgataagaaaaaagaataatgaaactaaaaattaaaaattctaaaacaataataaaactaaagataatttaaaatgttgaatataaaattataagaaataaaattttttagctaTTAAAATTGTGCGAAAAAGAGAgtgattaaatattttatttttttataatttattttttaaattgatattaaatttataattttaaaaataaaaataaaaaatatttttttaactcaatagaaaagcggctgaataGGCACTGCCTGTTGAGccaatagtatatatatatacaaaaaaatttgacTTTTGATTTCTTATAGCATTTATAACCAAACCATATAATAATTTTGATCTATGAAAACTTTCATATATGTTTCCTTTTGTTTGCAAAATATATATCTTAGTAATATGttagtaaaattttttgtatGACAATAATATAACTAGCATCACCGTAACATCGAGATGCATATAATTAAATTGTTTTAATAAGTAGAGATTTTCCATGAACCTTTaaatttaatctaaaaatttactGGTTAAATTAATCATTAAGCTTTTTGAAATAATGTTTATTACATATagatttttaaatacaaatataaagCACCTATAAAGTGATgcttagaagaagaaaataatataacTAATACATTATGTATATATGAATCAATTCATCATCGGGATAAAGTTTTGTTTAGACACAGATTTATATTTGACATTAATTTAATGGAGAATGTTAGGGAATTAAAATTTCTGTTTAAtatagaaaatacaaaaattagatagtaaatagtattattttataaatataagattaaaacattaaaaaaatgttgaccacttaaaagtttttttttcaatttttttattaaaatttaaaaagtgttctatccattaatattttaaaaaacatgaaaaaataaattttgtcacGCATACAAGAATTATATAAACACtataaagaaattagaaaaaaattacttatttaaaagtctctggtacgggttgtaAGATGGATTAGGGACTTGTGAGTCGAAACAGTTGTTGAATTGTCTGACTGGAACGACGGGGTGAGTACTTGGCAAGGACATTCTGATGCTCAAGTAAGAATGAATTTATGAAGTATATGTGTGTGGAATGAAGAACATAACTGAAGAATCTCTGGCTTTCCTTTATATAATTCGAagcagttatcttatcttatctatcTTATCTATTACTGTAAAaggaatatttaattttaaattttaattttattaaatatttatctttaaagattattatataacaaaaattaaaaatataatttaatttaaacattttaaaattaatattaaatataatttttttaaatatctatcTTTTAGATAACAATATTTCATaacttattgaatattttttcgtCGTAATCTTATTCATGTTTAATTTGTTAGTGAAAAttagatacaattttaattttaaaatttgttatatatagTTATTCAAAGTCACTAATTTACTTTGCgccaaaaaattaaaactttactTAGAACCGCCTTTTAGTTTCAGGAATTTTAGTTTTTGAGTGCCTTCTACCATGTATCACATCTAAGTTACCTtgtcaaaaatccaattttcttTATCAGAACCCTCAATTTTTGCTTCAAGGTCAGTTACGTTCTTGATCTCCTCCCTCCTACTCCGTGCTCCGCCGCTCGTGCTTCGCGCTCCTTCTGCGTGCTCTGCCTCCCGCCTCCCGTCTGTGGTCGCCGCTGGTGCTTCGCGCTCGACGCTACAACCCTCACACTCTCAGACCTTTGAACCTCTGGTCTAAGACATCCACCATTCCAGCCTCAAATCCCGCACCTCAGACCACCTCCACCATCGTGACTCGCGCTTCAGGTAACAGCTTTCAATCGCAAACAACTGCTCTGCCTCCTGCATGTGGGCGCCTCCGCCGGTCTCAGAAGCCGAATCCCCGCCAGCCTCATACACGGCACTTGAGGCGACCTCCACCCTCTAGCTTTGCTGGATTGcccttgttttcttcttctctctttgcgTGCTCTGCCACTGCCAGGTTCTAATTTTTGTGAGTAGTGATTGTTACTCAACTTTGTTTATCAAAAATTTCCTTCCTTCATTGTTAATTTCCTTTCTTCATTGTTTATTGTTAATTTCCTGTCTTCATTGCTAATTTTTGTGCATCCCACAGCTtgaattagggttttatttttcctttatttatgCATGTTTTTCCTGTTGTTAATGTCAATTTTCCCTTTAATTAGTACAATCCTTTTACCTTTAATCCTTAGAATAATTCTCCTTAATTATCGGCAGCAAGCATTGCAGTCAACATTGATTCTCAAAATCATGCAACAATACTGCAAATATAAAAACATGgactaaaattaaaatctataaaaTTATGCTTGAGAAATATGATCGATCAGGTCTTGATATACATTTGTGTATGTgaatagaatagaaaaaaatttacCTTTCCAGTCATGGGGGTGGAATTGATAGTACCCAGGATGTGATTTTATTTTGAGTAAGCCAAAAGGCATATAAATAGAACAGAAATTTTTGGCAGTTTTGAGAATATGCATGTTCGTGGAGTATAGGAAACTGATATTCATACCATTTATCTTGTTTCAAacaataagatattattatatgttCTTTCATTTTGGAATCTgattctttaatttgttgttgtttTATGATTTAGTGTGTTTTTTACTTGTAGAAGTGTTTAtaggtaaaaaataataaataattaatagaaaTTGTAGAAGTGGTGCCTGTGGTCTGGTTTTCAAACATAGTTTCCATGATGTTTTATGAGATTTGCTATAGTTTTGATATATAAGGATATATTTTTTAGCCTACCTCATGTAGATTGTTTTGATATATAATGACAATGCAGTATTTGTGTGTGGTAATGGTATTGTTTAAGTAAATGAAAGAGTGTGAATGATGATGAAGTGTTTGTGTGTGATCAAATTCCTCTAAAAATAGATATGATGGtatgatatattattttaaattgttaGCATTCTAACTGTATATCATTTTCGTATTCCTAATTTGAGTTACAATAATCAATACTCAATACTTTATTGAATTTAGAATGTCAAGTAGGTTGGTGGCTGAACCagagatttaatttcttttattttgaaaacaagtTGTAATTACTAGTCTAGTATCCATAATGGTAGAAAACTAAAAAACTTATAAATAggtcataattaatttatatataatttagtttGATATTGTAACTTGAAGCCACCGAGGTTCAGATGTGCTATGAATGTGATTTGATGATATTTTGTACTAGTTAGAATGCAGAATCATATTTCTCCCACTTCCATATGCTTCTTGGGGGAACCTTGCACGCAGTGAGTTGTAGAGTAAGCTTTTCCTTCATTAGTTAATCTGCTTTGCTTTCACTCTGTTGCACGCCAAACACAACTGAAATTTGATTTTCTACTTTCTAATTAAATGGCACTATATGGAATTGCTGGTAACTTAGCTTGGTCTGCCCCCTTTTCTGCATATAATATatgtgtatatgtatatgtatgccAACATAAATTTTGTTTATTCTTATTGATTGTTATTATCTTAAAGGAAAAATGCATATTTTTCATATATGTGTATATTACCATTATGGCGCTTAGATTCCACTGATAATATGCAGATGCTACCAATTCTCTATATACTAATTAAttactcttattttatatatataggttTCGTGCCTTCAGCTATTATTGATTAAGAAATACTTAGTATATAGTCCAATCAAAACGTTTATAATTATTATCAATTTATGACCCCCTTTTTTTTAGCATTCTCaacgttttttttttctcaaaagacatgctatttcttcttttttattttctgggGTGATGAGAGTTATATGAGTTGCACATGGTCCCAGGACTGTTAAAGAATTCAATTTACAAATATTACATGTGGTGATGACTCATTATTATACAGTAGATAGTAGATATTATAAACAGATTATATAAGGCTTCTTCATAAGTATAAATTTTTCTTCTTGTAGATTGAATAGAATCATCCACTGTAGCCATGGATAACAGTAGTGATGTTCCAGCACGTGTTCAGGTTTGTGTAGGATCTCCTACTAACTATAATGTAATTACTAGTATTTTCTGTTTTCACCTTTCACATAATCTGCCCCTTTCACACATATAGTATTATCCTTGCTATGAACTTCTTAAAATGCTCATATGTACATATATATTAGTAGTTTAGTACTAAAGCATACTAGCACTTTATCTTACCTCATAATTGATTATTTTGGCAgttaaatattattttacattgttatttttttaattcttttgatgATGTACATGTTACTAAAATTTAACTGCAATGTCTTACTAATCTTATAAATATTTGTTGTTTTAGATGTCaggttctaaaaaaaataaaaaacacttgtCAATTAAAGTACAAAAGTCTGGTAATAAAAAGGTGATTAGTGCACACAAAACTAAGCTTTCACACCCTAAGCCTACAAAATCACGAGCTCCAGTTCCTTCACATGTATCTAAAAAGCCTTCAACATTACCACCCTCTTCTTCGCAGCCACCACAAAACTTCAAGAGAAATTTACTATCTTCCCATGCCGACCatacaccatcaccatcaccatcaccaactGAATCACCATACTGTTCACCTATCCAACCTCAATCATTTGATAATGCTCCTAATAATGAACGAAATTTACATCATGCTCACTCATCGGATGAAAATCATCAAGATGAATATCTTACTCAAGAAGGTGAACCTGTCACTCAAGAAGGGCTCTTGAAAATAGTGCCTTTTGGCAATGAGTAAGTACAACAACCACTTTTGTGTTTTAACATTCTCTCTATATTGTTTTTATTGTGAATACATGTGTAATTACTCATTATTTGAACTTCTTATAGGTTTAATCCATGTACTGCTGTTCGTCATGTAACAAATGCCATTAAAAGCAAATTTTCAGAATTCTGCCCTTCCTGAGGACATGCCAGTGAGCAAATGCGAGATTTGTGGTTTACTGAATTTAAGGTAagtatttattatcattttttttgttattttgatattATACATAGTGGGTAATTCAATGtatatgtttgttttttttttatagaaa
This window harbors:
- the LOC112778567 gene encoding uncharacterized protein, translating into MEIPDHRKWMYNRNLPNRGGLRQEFINGVRQFIDTVTKQPQFVLEGSLLRCPCNKHKNKVFSTPDEVLLDLYKYGFMPRYWCWDSHGESPLHLNVDHDNQEGTCSSPHVSVPIRNSYESMVVDAAGPELMSQFEEHMEEPPNAEAKKFYDLLQSAQRPLFEGCVSHSELSMAVKMLSIKAKGNVSQQIFDDFVKAMKEVMPKNNLLVSNFYEAKKLVSKLGMESNKIDCCINGCMLYYKEDDIPRKECKFCHSPRYKIGKKGKQVPLKRMHYLPLIPRLRRLYASMNTASHMRWHFDHEFKGVLEHPSDSKAWKYFDRKHPQFSQEPRNVRLGLCADGFTPFGQSGKQYSCWPIIVTPYNLPPSMCMKTPYMFLSMIIPGPRNPKTRIDVYLQPLIDELKLLWEDGVLTYDIHSKSNFVMRASLLWTINDFPAYGMLSGWMTAGRLACPYCMEQTKAFQLKNGGKPSWFDCHRQFLPNNHMFRRNKDAFYKNRIERSEPPPRLTGEQIWYIVQNYDKISDVA